The sequence GGGGGTCTTGAAGTCCAGGGCGGAGGAGTTGAGGTAGATCAGGCCGGAGGCCACGTCCTGCTCGATGATTTCCTTGATCCGGGGGTAGCCGGTCGCCATGAACATCCGGTAGGCGAGGCCGTAGTCCAGCTTGGGCAGGACCGTGCCGTTGGGGCCCTGGTCGGGGTTGGCGGCCATGGCGTCGGCGAGGGCGTAGAACATGTTGCGCCAGCCGATGACCTCGCCGGCGCGGGCCTGGACGCCGCGGAAGTCCTGGGTACCGGCGATCTCCAGGGCCTTGAGCAGCAGGCCGGCGATGAAGTCCAGCTTCACCGCCAGGCGGATCACGCCCTGGTAGGTGAAGCGGTTGAGGAAGCCGGTCTGCGGGAGGAAGTTGTTGACCTTTTCCACGTCCCCGTAGGCGAAGACGTTCTCCCATGGCACGAGCACCTTGTCGAAGACGAAGACCGAGTCGTTCTCGTCCAGGCGGGAGGAGAGCGGGTAGTCGAAGGGGGTACCCATGACGGCGGCCTGCTGGCTGTACGAGGCGCGGCTGATGAGCTTCACGCCGGGTGCGTCCATCGGGACGGTGCAGATCAGGGCGAATTCCTTCTTCTTGATCGGCAGCCCGTAGTGCGCGATGAAGTTGTACTGCGTGATGGCCGAGCCCGTGGCCACGACCTTCGCCCCGGAGACCACCAGCCCGGCGTCGGTCTCCTTCTCCACCTTCATGAACACGTCACCCACCTGGTCGGTGGGCAGGTGGCGGTCCACCGGCGGGTTGATGATGGCGTGGTTCCAGTAAAGGACCTTCTCCTGCGACTCGTTGTACCAGCGGATGGCATTGTCTTGGTAGGGCTCGTAGAAGTCCGGCATGCCGCCGAGCGTGCCGAGGAACGCCGCCTTGTAGTCGGGCGAGCGGCCGAGCCAGCCGTAGGACATCCGGGCCCAGGTCTCGATCGCGGTGCGGGATGCCTTCAGGTCATCGATGCTGCGGGCCGCCTTGAAGAACGGATTCGTCTGCCCGCCGGAACCGGTGTCGGTGGGAACCAGCAGCTTGTCGGCGGTCTCCGGCTTGTGGAAGCCGTCATAGAGCCGGGCGACCATGCGGATGGAGTTGCGGAAGGCCGGGTGCGTGGTGACGTCCTTGACGCGTTCGCCGTAGATCCAGACCTCGCGGTCGTCCCGGAGCGACTCGATGTATTCGTCGCCGGTCTGGGGCTTGAGCGGGTTGGCCGGAGTGGTCCGGGCGGACATATCGACGGCGGTGGTTTCCTGCGTCTCGAGGGTTTCGGTCATGGTGGTGCTTCCTTCCGTGCGGGGTGGAGGGGCCGGCTGCCGCCGGCGGTTAGGGGAGGGTCCCGGCCTGCAGGTCAGGCGTGGACCAGGGTCTTGAAGGAATCGGCGCCGGAGAACCAGCCGGCGTCCAGCGAATCGCCACAGTGGTGCCACGGGCTGGGACCGGACAGGGGCCCGATCTCGCGGAACTTGCCGCCGAAGAACAGCAGCGGGTCCCGCTCGGTGACCTCGAGTTTGTGGACCTCGCCGATGACGATGATGTGGTCGCCGCCGTCGTAGATCCGCCAGGGCCGGCACTCCAGGGTGGCCTTGTTCTCCAGCAGCACCGGCACCTCGCCGTCGAGGGTCCAGGCCGGTTCCTCCGGCAGGGCCTTGCCGGCGAAGTGCCAGGCGACGTCCAGCTGGCCCTGCGAGAGGATGTTGATCGCGAACGGCGCGTCTTCGAGGTACTGAGCCGCCTTGGAGCTTCGGGTCAGCGTGACCTGCGCCAGCGGCGGGTCCAGCGAGACCGCGGTGAACGCGTTCACGGTGGCGCCGTGCGGTGTGCCGTCCGCGGACCGGCAGGTCACCACGGTGACGCCGGTGGCGAACTGGCCGAAGGTGTTGCGCAGTTCCCGCGGATCGATCGTCGACGTTCCGGCCGCCCGCCCGCGGGGACCGGGCGACGACTGGTTGGTGGTGGTCATGTCACTCTCCTTCATGCCGCCGGTTGTCCTTCCGGCAGTCATGAGTGTTCCAAGTCACATCGACCCATGGGTGGCCGGACCGCGAATGCGGCGGGAGAGTGAAAAAGCGCGTCCGCCAAGTGCAAAAACTACGACGGCGGGGTCGCGGCTTCCCTGCGC is a genomic window of Arthrobacter sp. Marseille-P9274 containing:
- a CDS encoding 4-hydroxyphenylacetate 3-hydroxylase family protein yields the protein MTETLETQETTAVDMSARTTPANPLKPQTGDEYIESLRDDREVWIYGERVKDVTTHPAFRNSIRMVARLYDGFHKPETADKLLVPTDTGSGGQTNPFFKAARSIDDLKASRTAIETWARMSYGWLGRSPDYKAAFLGTLGGMPDFYEPYQDNAIRWYNESQEKVLYWNHAIINPPVDRHLPTDQVGDVFMKVEKETDAGLVVSGAKVVATGSAITQYNFIAHYGLPIKKKEFALICTVPMDAPGVKLISRASYSQQAAVMGTPFDYPLSSRLDENDSVFVFDKVLVPWENVFAYGDVEKVNNFLPQTGFLNRFTYQGVIRLAVKLDFIAGLLLKALEIAGTQDFRGVQARAGEVIGWRNMFYALADAMAANPDQGPNGTVLPKLDYGLAYRMFMATGYPRIKEIIEQDVASGLIYLNSSALDFKTPEIRPYLDKYIRGSHGIQAIDRVKLMKLLWDAIGTEFGGRHELYERNYAGNHENVKAEILFAAQAQGHTDMMTGFADQCMSEYDLDGWTVPDLINNDDVSIFLKNH
- a CDS encoding flavin reductase family protein, translating into MTTTNQSSPGPRGRAAGTSTIDPRELRNTFGQFATGVTVVTCRSADGTPHGATVNAFTAVSLDPPLAQVTLTRSSKAAQYLEDAPFAINILSQGQLDVAWHFAGKALPEEPAWTLDGEVPVLLENKATLECRPWRIYDGGDHIIVIGEVHKLEVTERDPLLFFGGKFREIGPLSGPSPWHHCGDSLDAGWFSGADSFKTLVHA